From one Chanodichthys erythropterus isolate Z2021 chromosome 3, ASM2448905v1, whole genome shotgun sequence genomic stretch:
- the eci1 gene encoding enoyl-CoA delta isomerase 1, mitochondrial codes for MSSVLRQCTKFSPSGFVSLLSGNCSHGRTCALQYFVSSNRYSSSKIKVDLDSSNGVAIMQFQSPPVNSLSLDFLTEFAINLEKLELDRGCRGVIITSAQPKVFSAGLDILEMYQKSPEHYTEFWKAVQDAWLKLYGSTKVTIAAINGSSPAGGCLLAMCCDYRIMADNPRYSIGLNETQLGIVAPFWFKDTMLNVVGHRETEKGLQLGLLYSTSEALKVGLVDELVPEDKVLSTATETMTKWLAIPDHARQISKSMMRKPTIDKLLANREADIANFVNFTTKDSIQKSLGMYMEMLKKRKS; via the exons ATGTCATCAGTATTAAGACAATGTACCAAATTCAGCCCCTCTG GATTTGTATCACTGCTGTCTGGAAACTGCAGTCATGGGAGAACCTGTGCACTGCAATACTTTGTATCTTCAAACAGATATTCATCCTCAAAAATTAAAGTGGACCTGGATAGCAGTAATG GTGTTGCTATAATGCAGTTCCAAAGTCCTCCGGTCAACAGCCTCAGTCTTGACTTTTTGACTGAGTTTGCTATTAATTTAGAAAAACTTGAGCTGGACAGAGGCTGCAGAGGTGTGATCATAACATCT GCCCAGCCGAAGGTGTTTTCTGCAGGCCTAGATATTTTGGAAATGTACCAGAAGAGCCCAGAGCACTACACAGAATTTTGGAAGGCTGTACAGGACGCATGGCTTAAGCTTTATGGGTCCACCAAGGTCACAATCGCTGCAATCAAT GGCTCCAGTCCTGCAGGTGGCTGCTTGTTGGCTATGTGTTGTGACTACAGGATCATGGCCGATAACCCTCGCTATAGCATTGGTCTGAATGAAACTCAACTTGGTATCGTTGCACCTTTTTG GTTTAAGGACACCATGTTAAATGTCGTGGGCCATAGAGAAACCGAGAAGGGTCTTCAGCTCGGTTTACTGTACAGTACTTCTGAAGCCCTGAAGGTCGGTCTGGTGGATGAGCTTGTTCCTGAGGATAAAGTTCTCAGCACAGCTACTGAGACCATGACTAAATGGTTGGCCATCCCAG ATCATGCCCGTCAGATAAGTAAGTCCATGATGAGAAAACCCACCATAGACAAACTTCTTGCGAACAGAGAAGCCGACATCGCAAACTTCGTCAATTTCACCACCAAAGACTCCATCCAGAAGTCTCTTGGGATGTACATGGAGATGCTGAAGAAGAGGAAGTCTTGA